Proteins encoded together in one Acipenser ruthenus chromosome 40, fAciRut3.2 maternal haplotype, whole genome shotgun sequence window:
- the LOC117397470 gene encoding uncharacterized protein LOC117397470, with protein MLATLMTVLFFVVRTMEQLTAGLFREEPQPYLVYQPLPWQVQCVSQNRRGSRLDEKDGSSRHCSAGGVRRTSSNVNGELPRPSHTVASPEKAAVMIQTQYRKYQQRKQKGPKHA; from the exons ATGTTGGCCACACTCATGACAGTGCTGTTTTTCGTGGTGCGAACTATGGAACAG ctgaccgCGGGTCTGTTTCGTGAGGAGCCGCAGCCCTACCTGGTGTATCAGCCGCTGCCCTGGCAGGTGCAGTGCGTCTCGCAGAACAGGAGAGGGAGCCGTCTTGATGAG AAAGATGGCAGCTCTCGTCACTGCAGCGCGGGTGGAGTCCGGCGCA CCTCCTCCAATGTGAATGGAGAGCTGCCTCGTCCCTCCCACACTGTCGCCTCTCCAGAGAAAGCCGCTGTGATGATCCAGACTCAGTACAGGAAGTACCAGCAACGCAAGCAGAAGGGCCCCAAGCACGCCTGA